The genomic interval ATAGCAGAGTAAGTTATCTCCAGGTCTAGCTATAAAGCTGTTTTAGTACACAGTCTAGAATTTAGTTAAAGCTTGATCCCAGCTGGGATTCCTGActgacacagcacaggaaatGCCTGGAGCCTGGAACTCCTTTAGACACTGCCCAGGGTCAGGCAAATACTACTGATGTAGGTTCTGTAACTGGTAGAGGGTGAAGCCTGCAAGTGTTTCAGCCTCTTAGAGGGCGAAGTCTCTCCCCAGATGGACTGAAAAGTAAGTGTGGACATGGACAGACAGACATTGGACAAAGCCCAAATCAATGTTAGTAGCAAGCAGACAGTCTCAAGGCATTCACCACAGTGACTAACAAGCTCTGGGTGTTGGAGAGGCACCTGCTCTTACCTTGGTCAAGTATTCCTTCATGACCTGGATAAAGTATGGCATGGCAAAGTCCATAATGTTGTGCCTCCACGCTGTTTCCAAGACAACATCCGGCCTTAGGAGATCGTAGCAGGTGAAGAGACAAGCACCAAAGCATTCCCTCTTGTTCTCCTGCAAGaaccactgcagcagctcttccgCCAGCTCGGTATCTTTGGATTCGGAAGCGTACTGCATGGCATCCTGCAACGGGACAGAGCCTCAGCCTCGGGGGGCACAACAACCCACAAGGTGCTGTTAACCAAGCTCCTCTCAGAGCCAACAAGCCAGAGCTGCTaaagctgccctgctgctgtctcaCCTTGTAGAGCCTGTCCTTCTTACAGAGCTCCACGCTCTGCTTCCAGCGGTTGTTGCCTTTGAAGAGATAGGCAGCGATCCTTCGGAACTCTATTAGCTCGTGCTTCTCCAAACGCTGGGCCAGAGAAATGTTGTCAAAGTTGTCATAAGCATCTATAGAAGTCCTAAGAGCCTgagtgaagcagaaaaaaaaaaaaagtcacgCCTCAGATGTACAACTGCACccacaaaatgcaaatattttccgTTAGTTCTGTGCTTGTAGGAAGATAAAGTACCCCAGCCAGACCTGCAGAGATCTGCTATTTATTTGAGAAGCTGCTGCTAGACACACACAGGGTTTAGAGTGTTTCAGTCAGTATTTTTCACTAGGTTAAGTCTCTGAATACCAGGCAGCTGGTCTCTGAAAACAGTAAAACAGCCAGACATCACAACTGTTTGCCTCTTCTGTGAGTCCTTTTGGTAGCACCCAGTGTTTGTTTGCCTTAAATAAAAGCTGTCACACTCAGAACAGAGTAGCCACTCTATCCCCAATAGGAATGACACAAAATGCTCTCAGAAAGCCACTAACACTTTTCCACTCAATCCTTGGCTCCTCACCACTAATTCACTTTAAGGAATGTAGGCAAGCAGGTAAAAACtactgaaaatgagaaagaaaactgtgtttCTACACATTAAACAAAGGCTGAGAATATGAGGTAAATCCAGAATTAAGAGCTTCAAGACAAGACATACCTGGTAATCTTCTTCAATAATGAAGAGGTTGTTGAGGGACTCATTGACTGATTTGTTGTTGTGATTTTGAACAGAGCGCAGGTAAGGCTTAACCAGGGGCAGCTGTTTAACCTTCAAGGAATCACAGAGACACATTTAAGTCAGTTTTTTGTGGAAGTCTCTTAGCATcttccctggcaggcaggggagcagctaagcattttaaaatgctactACAGCTCAGTGCTTtcccagcttttgttttcatctgGATAGCAGGAAAATTACCTTTGTGAAGAACGTGACAGCACGAGTGTGGTCAAGCCGAGGGGACAACACCATCAGCAGATCATTGAGCAGCAGAGGCTTAAATTCCAAATAGAATTGAACTGCCTTGTAGTACAGCTCCACATTGGCCACCTAGAGAGGAGTAAAGATGCATGTTCAGAGCAAGAGTTTGATTGTGGGGAAATCTAAATGAAAACCAGACATAACTTTCACCGGGAAAGCAATACCTTAGTGATGATATCCTTGAACTGGCCTTCTTTCCAAGCATCTGTTGGGTGATTCATCATTGTGATTATGGCATTATCATACTCTTCATACTTATCATACAGGAACACCAGTTCAGCCCAGAGATGGGCTTGTTCTGCAGCTCTCAGAACCTAAGCAAAAGGCAGAATTAGCAATATTTGTTAACTGGAATTTCCATCAGTGCTCAGGTTCTAGTGCCATTAATAAcctcaggagctgctcatgCAAAAGCTGGGTacagacagcccaaaaaggtGTGTTTTCAGCTAAATTTAAAGCCTCAGACATTCACCTTGGGAATGTTGACTCTGGACCAGAACAGCTCCAAATGCTCCCTCATCTTCTGTGGCTTGAACTTGGAGTAGAGAATTGCCAGCTCCGTGAACATCCCCATGTGCGCTCGCTCCAGCCCAAGTGCTGCTTCCAACATAGTGATCAGCTCTTCAAAGTACCCACGATCCTTAGAGACACAGACAGAGACATTTCACATCAGCAACCATCCAGAATCCCAGATTTTGACAGGGTTGCCATGACAGAACTGACTGTACAACAGGAATCAGCTTAATTACCTGGTAATAGTTGATTAGTTCTTCCAGCTCATCTGCATGCACTACAATATGGAGCCCACACAGCTGAGCCAGGCGGAATTCTTTTCCATccacacaagcaaagcagacCTGGAATTGAGAGTTGTGTTACTGCTTAGAACCAAGGCTTCTGAGCAAGCCCCAGCTTTGAAGTCCTTGACCTCAGAGCAGTAAATTCACCTCTTTCCACGTGCGAGTGCTGTTGGCTTTCCGAGCACCATCCACGGCTGCCTGGTACTCGCCGAGGTGCACCAAGGTTGAGGCCAAGCGGCCGAAGTTGGACACGTTGTTGTACAAGAGCTTGGCTGCTTCATACATCTTCTCATCGTAGCAGCGATCACCAAcctggggcacagcacagccaggttATTCCTGCACCTTTTCAGCCAGTGAATTAAACGTGGGGCATTCAAGCCTTTGTCAAATGGATTTAAAGGCCAAGATCTATGTGTGTACCCAAAGAGATAGAATTCCCAACACCTCTCTGTGAGTCAGCAAAACAAAGTCAGTCCCACTCACCTGCTGGATATGTGCATTGTTGGGGCCATTGATGaactcctccagctctgccaggcgGTTTGTTTTAGCAAGAGCAAAGATTAATTCTGTTTCCACATACGACTCCCGGGCCTTCTTGCGTGCCATCTGCAGATATTTCACCAGTTCTTCCCAGTTTCCTATGGAAAGGAGTTCAGAATGTTTATTTCCCACCACTGGGGACATTTGTGCTTAACTTAAACAATCAGCTGAACCTAATTTTGACATATTTCTACAGCTATTCCCCAACAATCAACAACCTTCACACTGCTCATTAGGCATTAATCAAATCGTCTCAGAATGGGCTTAACAAAAATCTTATTTAACTTCGTACAAAGAACCAAAGAAAGAAGTCTCCAGCTAGCTAAAGAAGGAAATTACAGGCCACTGATTATCTGCAGATGGAATACACTACCTTTTCCCATTCTTATTTAGGGCAGTCCTTGAAGGGCCAAATTCCTCTATTTGCATCAAGATACAGGTCTGGCAGAACTGCAGTTTGAGCAGACCAGGCAAAAGAGCCGAGCAACATCAACAGCCAAGGTGTAAATAAAACTCAATCATACCACTGGCATTAGCAGCTTGAACGACTTCCATGTACGAGGAAGGATCATCTGCTTTAATGTAGGAGTCAATCGCTTCCTTTACCATCCCCTtctggagctgtgctttggCCAGCTGGCTCCACACTGCAGGCTCGTTGCAGCGCTCGGCGAACTCGTAGGCACGGTCCAGGTTCCCAATGTGCTCTATCAACACCTGGGAAAAGCATAACCATGATCAGCCACTCTCAGAAAGGTCACTTTTACAACACACCAAGCTGGGGTTTATCTGAGTTCCTCAATGGATCCACAGCTTTTAAAAGAGAGGGACTAACTCCATACAACCACACAGCGTGAGTGATTTTAGACTCACAAAGTTTCAATAAACAAcatttgctctgttttgtaAGACAAGACACTGAGCAGCTTTGGGCACTTTGCTAATTGCTGTTAAGCACCAGCAAAGTCCTGGTGTGGGGATGCACAGGGAGTTTTTACAGCCTGAGAATCGAAGATACCTGTACAGCTGATGTGTTGACATCAAACTTCCTGAAGATAGCAAATGCCTCCTCAAAAAGCTCGTTGCTGATAGCAATATTGGCTATATCAGGGGCATCATAGTTATCCAGGCGATTGATGTACTCCATGACACGGGTGCGGTCAGCCTTGATAGCTGTAAGGATGAGAAGGTTCTGCAGGTTCctgaagagggaaagaaataaatacttatCAAATAATGATCGAGAATTTCACCCTCCCCTCTGGAGAAGGTATTAGTTTATTTGCTGCTTCACGTTACAGCAATAACTCCAAGTTTCCTGTGGCTTAGTTTCCATTTCACACACCTGTGCTCACTGAACACTGAATTATCCAGAACAATTTTCTCCAGCAGTTCAATGAGCTCATTGGGAAGATCTGCAGTCATGAAGGCCTTCACAGTGACAGAGACTTCCTCGGGGTCCTGGGTCTCTGACAGCGCAGTCTGGACaacctgcaggcagagcacgGCGTGGAGACATGAGTGATGTCAGGTTCTGCAAatccagctgggacaggcaaGGCTGTCAATGTCCTGCCAGTTGTACCTGGTCAATCAGGGGTCTTCTGTAGGGGttgctttccagcagcacaCTGGCCCAGAGCTCGGGGTCCTTACGACGAACTAAGTAGCGGGAGAGACTCTTGAAGAGGGAGTTCTCATTGCACACCTGCAGAAAGGCACAGCTTGCTCAGAGGGAAGGCAAGGCTACGGAGCCCACAGATAATTGTACTGAAACTCTGAACTGAGGGGCAGACTAGGAATCTCAGCCTTTGATACTCCATTACCCTCCCATTTTAGGATGGGCAGGAGAGTTTCCCGTTTCTCATTAAGCTGCAGAGGGAGGTTAAACAGCCACCTCCTCTTGTGTGTTAGAAGCATGAACTTCCCAGCTTAATCCATTTTAGGAAATACATGCTTTTGTCCTAAAGCTCTCTATGTAGCCCATGACGCTGATGTTAGAAGTCAatcaggaggcagcagcctgggcatACGTACATTAATCAGCTCCAGATCACACTGTCCACGCTCGTAAGCCACGCAGGCCAGGTGAGGGTCCCTCTTCTCACAGTACTTGCCAACAACACGACTGTCATAGTAGGGATTCTCACGCAGGAATCTCTCTGGGTTGTTGTTGCTGTCAATGTAGATCTTGGCCAGTGCATTGTGAGTGGCAGGCTCCTCACAGCCCTCGTGAATTCTTGCTtccagccagggcagaagcagctTCAGCCTAGAAGGAATTGATTTTCTCGTTAGAGGCTGAGTAAGTAAATATCCAACTGCATAATTTCTACAGTCTGGAGGCCAGTCTTGGTGTAGGACAGCGTCAGTAACTAAACCAGAGTTACAGTGCTCTGTTCTAACCTACATTTTGATTCATTATTATAATGCTGTAACCTTATACACCTCATACACACCAAAGTTATCTGGAGAGATCCCCACATCAGCCAAGAATTAGAGCTGGCTGTCACCCAGTGGCAGCTTCTGCTTGTGTCAGTACCAGCTTCAGCTGTGTGACATGCACTGATGGATGAGCAGCAAGCACTGCCAGACTGGGAACTGGTAACAGACTTGTAGAAGTTTAAtacctgtttcttttctcaaCCTCTGCAACAAGTTCATCAGTTGAAAATTGACCTCTCACTACAAGGATGAGGTTCTTGATCACGTCTTCAGAGCAATCCACATCAAGCAGTCCCCCAATAACAACGGGCAGACGGCTTGGATTCACCTACACAGGAGCATTTAAAGAGGTCAGGATGCTGTCAGGGAGCAAGGGCAGGCAATACTTATCCCCAGAATTCCACTTGTTAAGATCCACCCCATCTTCCCACCTTTACTCCCAGCCTCCCGAGGTTCTGAACAAGCTCAAAAGTCAATTCTTCAGTCAACAGGtgttcccatcccagcccagtgGCTCACTTAGCTCCCACAGGAAGCTCTGAGCAATCCACTTTGTCCCTGCAGGaagttaaaaggaaaacttcccctcctcccccctccaAAATGTTGAGACTTACAATCACCCCAACAACTCCAAAGTTATTCTACCAAGTCTTCCCCCTTCAAGTGGCACATGAGTGGGAGTTACTGCTTAACCTGACTGAAGAATGAGATCTGACTCACATCAGGGCTAATTTACTGGAGGCCACTAATAATCACTTAAATGTCAGTCTCAGGTACAAATCTGTTTGCAGAATACTTAAACATGATGCCTGGAGCTGTATATGGTACTGTAAAAACTGATCAGTTTGACTCACTGAAGCCAAGGGGCAAGCTGTCACCTACCTTCTGTACATAAATCTCAATATATTTTTGGAGATTATTTCTATACAAATACAGCACCAAGTCGTGGACAAAGTCAAAACGGTCGCACACAATGATGAGAGGCAGCTGGTCAGTGAGTTTAGCTTCCTAGAAAGAGAAGAGCTTTAGTAATTTGGTTTTGCTCTTGGACTTAAGCAGACAAATAATACAGTCACTTAAACTGTCAAAGCAGCTGAATTTGGAAAGCCAATCTCAACAGTCAACCAAATAATGACAGCTTGCTGTTCAGCTAATTGTTTGCAATATGTAAAGTGGGAGCACTCACACCCACTCCAGGACGTGAGGAGCAAAAAGCTTTTTGGAGTTTAACCCTGCTCCTTTGCAAGGCAGACTCTATAGAGTTTTACAACACAATACAACTATGACAAGCCTAGGCTATagagaatattttcagttgCCACTGGTGTTTGGTGTGCAGGATTAGCACTCTGggatttcaaaagaaatttaaccAAGACTAGATTAAGTTGTGGTTCATAATGTAAAAGTTATATACAGAATTAACTTTGAGTGCCATGTGTCATGTGATACCTCCTAACTATGGATTTAGAGAACAGTAAGAATTAAGCTCTACAGCAGTACTACTTAAACTGCTTACCAGATTAATCATCTAAAAGCATTCCAACTTTCAGCATAAGGTTACAATGGTTACAGTACAGAAGCTTAGTCTATGTGGCAGACAGTATTCCGGATGCATATTTCAGATCACTTATTCCAACATGCACATCCCAGAATATAATCCTACATATAAATTACACTTAAGGACTTTACACAGGGAGGCCTGTACTGGGAGATTTACCTGGTACATGTCCTGCACATTCCAGACATGGAACAGCACAAAAAACAATAACTTTCATCAGGAATTTGACAGCTTGATAACATATCTTAGGTGGCTTGATCAAATTACATACCTTACACCTCGGTGACACCAGGTTAGTTTTAGAGAATTCTCTTGGGAAGAGTTTTGCCATCTTCAGATATGATCAGCAAAATCTAAGACTATGCTATGTAACCAACAAACATGAAGGCAGGAAATGTTCCCAGATAAAGTTTTCCCCTCCCACATGGTTCCTCAGGTATTTCTCAGAGTGCTGTGTTTGTCAGTAAGCTCAGTGCTAACACTACAGAATCTGAACTTTGAGCACACcatcttttcctgctctccagcaatGCTCTGGATCAGCCAGGATATATTCCCACTGACTGGCATCTCCCAGCAGAGATAAACCATGGCTCACCTGGCTGAAATTTCAGTGTGTAGGAGTAAGACAGATCAGCCCTGAACCTGAAAGCATTCATGGAATTAACTGACTCTTTTCATCTGTTGTTTCTGTAGTTGCTCAGTTGGAGTTGATCACACTATAAATAAGCATTAAGTTATCAACTCATTTGGCACTATGGGTGTTCTCAAGTTAAGTAAACTATTTCCTATTTTATAGCAGGCATTTTTAACAAGTTCTAGGTAAATTGGTACATTTACTACAGGTTAAGAGTTCAAGCCAGATTAACCTTAGCAAGAACAGTGAGGAACTGACCTGACATTCTCATTTTTTAGACAATATTCCAGGTTCAGACTTCATTAGGAGGTACTGTCAACATGGCAGATACCTCTGGTTTGAGGACACTTGGATCCTTAAGTGCAAAGGTT from Motacilla alba alba isolate MOTALB_02 chromosome 19, Motacilla_alba_V1.0_pri, whole genome shotgun sequence carries:
- the CLTC gene encoding clathrin heavy chain 1 isoform X2, which produces MAQILPIRFQEHLQLQNLGINPANIGFSTLTMESDKFICIREKVGEQAQVVIIDMNDPSNPIRRPISADSAIMNPASKVIALKAGKTLQIFNIEMKSKMKAHTMTDDVTFWKWISLNTVALVTDNAVYHWSMEGESQPVKMFDRHSSLAGCQIINYRTDAKQKWLLLTGISAQQNRVVGAMQLYSVDRKVSQPIEGHAASFAQFKMEGNAEESTLFCFAVRGQAGGKLHIIEVGTPPTGNQPFPKKAVDVFFPPEAQSDFPVAMQISDKHDVVFLITKYGYIHLYDLETGTCIYMNRISGETIFVTAQHEATAGIIGVNRKGQVLSVCVEEENIIPYITNVLQNPDLALRMAVRNNLAGAEELFARKFNALFAQGNYSEAAKVAANAPKGILRTPDTIRRFQSVPAQPGQTSPLLQYFGILLDQGQLNKYESLELCRPVLQQGRKQLLEKWLKEDKLECSEELGDLVKSVDPTLALSVYLRANVPNKVIQCFAETGQVQKIVLYAKKVGYTPDWIFLLRNVMRISPDQGQQFAQMLVQDEEPLADITQIVDVFMEYNLIQQCTAFLLDALKNNRPSEGPLQTRLLEMNLMHAPQVADAILGNQMFTHYDRAHIAQLCEKAGLLQRALEHFTDLYDIKRAVVHTHLLNPEWLVNYFGSLSVEDSLECLRAMLSANIRQNLQICVQVASKYHEQLSTQSLIELFESFKSFEGLFYFLGSIVNFSQDPDVHFKYIQAACKTGQIKEVERICRESNCYDPERVKNFLKDMYQEAKLTDQLPLIIVCDRFDFVHDLVLYLYRNNLQKYIEIYVQKVNPSRLPVVIGGLLDVDCSEDVIKNLILVVRGQFSTDELVAEVEKRNRLKLLLPWLEARIHEGCEEPATHNALAKIYIDSNNNPERFLRENPYYDSRVVGKYCEKRDPHLACVAYERGQCDLELINVCNENSLFKSLSRYLVRRKDPELWASVLLESNPYRRPLIDQVVQTALSETQDPEEVSVTVKAFMTADLPNELIELLEKIVLDNSVFSEHRNLQNLLILTAIKADRTRVMEYINRLDNYDAPDIANIAISNELFEEAFAIFRKFDVNTSAVQVLIEHIGNLDRAYEFAERCNEPAVWSQLAKAQLQKGMVKEAIDSYIKADDPSSYMEVVQAANASGNWEELVKYLQMARKKARESYVETELIFALAKTNRLAELEEFINGPNNAHIQQVGDRCYDEKMYEAAKLLYNNVSNFGRLASTLVHLGEYQAAVDGARKANSTRTWKEVCFACVDGKEFRLAQLCGLHIVVHADELEELINYYQDRGYFEELITMLEAALGLERAHMGMFTELAILYSKFKPQKMREHLELFWSRVNIPKVLRAAEQAHLWAELVFLYDKYEEYDNAIITMMNHPTDAWKEGQFKDIITKVANVELYYKAVQFYLEFKPLLLNDLLMVLSPRLDHTRAVTFFTKVKQLPLVKPYLRSVQNHNNKSVNESLNNLFIIEEDYQALRTSIDAYDNFDNISLAQRLEKHELIEFRRIAAYLFKGNNRWKQSVELCKKDRLYKDAMQYASESKDTELAEELLQWFLQENKRECFGACLFTCYDLLRPDVVLETAWRHNIMDFAMPYFIQVMKEYLTKVDAIKEKVDKLDASESLRKEEEQATETQPIVYGQPQLMLTAGPSVAVPPQAPFGYGYTAPPYGQPQPGFGYSM
- the CLTC gene encoding clathrin heavy chain 1 isoform X1, with translation MAQILPIRFQEHLQLQNLGINPANIGFSTLTMESDKFICIREKVGEQAQVVIIDMNDPSNPIRRPISADSAIMNPASKVIALKDAGKTLQIFNIEMKSKMKAHTMTDDVTFWKWISLNTVALVTDNAVYHWSMEGESQPVKMFDRHSSLAGCQIINYRTDAKQKWLLLTGISAQQNRVVGAMQLYSVDRKVSQPIEGHAASFAQFKMEGNAEESTLFCFAVRGQAGGKLHIIEVGTPPTGNQPFPKKAVDVFFPPEAQSDFPVAMQISDKHDVVFLITKYGYIHLYDLETGTCIYMNRISGETIFVTAQHEATAGIIGVNRKGQVLSVCVEEENIIPYITNVLQNPDLALRMAVRNNLAGAEELFARKFNALFAQGNYSEAAKVAANAPKGILRTPDTIRRFQSVPAQPGQTSPLLQYFGILLDQGQLNKYESLELCRPVLQQGRKQLLEKWLKEDKLECSEELGDLVKSVDPTLALSVYLRANVPNKVIQCFAETGQVQKIVLYAKKVGYTPDWIFLLRNVMRISPDQGQQFAQMLVQDEEPLADITQIVDVFMEYNLIQQCTAFLLDALKNNRPSEGPLQTRLLEMNLMHAPQVADAILGNQMFTHYDRAHIAQLCEKAGLLQRALEHFTDLYDIKRAVVHTHLLNPEWLVNYFGSLSVEDSLECLRAMLSANIRQNLQICVQVASKYHEQLSTQSLIELFESFKSFEGLFYFLGSIVNFSQDPDVHFKYIQAACKTGQIKEVERICRESNCYDPERVKNFLKDMYQEAKLTDQLPLIIVCDRFDFVHDLVLYLYRNNLQKYIEIYVQKVNPSRLPVVIGGLLDVDCSEDVIKNLILVVRGQFSTDELVAEVEKRNRLKLLLPWLEARIHEGCEEPATHNALAKIYIDSNNNPERFLRENPYYDSRVVGKYCEKRDPHLACVAYERGQCDLELINVCNENSLFKSLSRYLVRRKDPELWASVLLESNPYRRPLIDQVVQTALSETQDPEEVSVTVKAFMTADLPNELIELLEKIVLDNSVFSEHRNLQNLLILTAIKADRTRVMEYINRLDNYDAPDIANIAISNELFEEAFAIFRKFDVNTSAVQVLIEHIGNLDRAYEFAERCNEPAVWSQLAKAQLQKGMVKEAIDSYIKADDPSSYMEVVQAANASGNWEELVKYLQMARKKARESYVETELIFALAKTNRLAELEEFINGPNNAHIQQVGDRCYDEKMYEAAKLLYNNVSNFGRLASTLVHLGEYQAAVDGARKANSTRTWKEVCFACVDGKEFRLAQLCGLHIVVHADELEELINYYQDRGYFEELITMLEAALGLERAHMGMFTELAILYSKFKPQKMREHLELFWSRVNIPKVLRAAEQAHLWAELVFLYDKYEEYDNAIITMMNHPTDAWKEGQFKDIITKVANVELYYKAVQFYLEFKPLLLNDLLMVLSPRLDHTRAVTFFTKVKQLPLVKPYLRSVQNHNNKSVNESLNNLFIIEEDYQALRTSIDAYDNFDNISLAQRLEKHELIEFRRIAAYLFKGNNRWKQSVELCKKDRLYKDAMQYASESKDTELAEELLQWFLQENKRECFGACLFTCYDLLRPDVVLETAWRHNIMDFAMPYFIQVMKEYLTKVDAIKEKVDKLDASESLRKEEEQATETQPIVYGQPQLMLTAGPSVAVPPQAPFGYGYTAPPYGQPQPGFGYSM
- the CLTC gene encoding clathrin heavy chain 1 isoform X3: MAQILPIRFQEHLQLQNLGINPANIGFSTLTMESDKFICIREKVGEQAQVVIIDMNDPSNPIRRPISADSAIMNPASKVIALKDAGKTLQIFNIEMKSKMKAHTMTDDVTFWKWISLNTVALVTDNAVYHWSMEGESQPVKMFDRHSSLAGCQIINYRTDAKQKWLLLTGISAQQNRVVGAMQLYSVDRKVSQPIEGHAASFAQFKMEGNAEESTLFCFAVRGQAGGKLHIIEVGTPPTGNQPFPKKAVDVFFPPEAQSDFPVAMQISDKHDVVFLITKYGYIHLYDLETGTCIYMNRISGETIFVTAQHEATAGIIGVNRKGQVLSVCVEEENIIPYITNVLQNPDLALRMAVRNNLAGAEELFARKFNALFAQGNYSEAAKVAANAPKGILRTPDTIRRFQSVPAQPGQTSPLLQYFGILLDQGQLNKYESLELCRPVLQQGRKQLLEKWLKEDKLECSEELGDLVKSVDPTLALSVYLRANVPNKVIQCFAETGQVQKIVLYAKKVGYTPDWIFLLRNVMRISPDQGQQFAQMLVQDEEPLADITQIVDVFMEYNLIQQCTAFLLDALKNNRPSEGPLQTRLLEMNLMHAPQVADAILGNQMFTHYDRAHIAQLCEKAGLLQRALEHFTDLYDIKRAVVHTHLLNPEWLVNYFGSLSVEDSLECLRAMLSANIRQNLQICVQVASKYHEQLSTQSLIELFESFKSFEGLFYFLGSIVNFSQDPDVHFKYIQAACKTGQIKEVERICRESNCYDPERVKNFLKEAKLTDQLPLIIVCDRFDFVHDLVLYLYRNNLQKYIEIYVQKVNPSRLPVVIGGLLDVDCSEDVIKNLILVVRGQFSTDELVAEVEKRNRLKLLLPWLEARIHEGCEEPATHNALAKIYIDSNNNPERFLRENPYYDSRVVGKYCEKRDPHLACVAYERGQCDLELINVCNENSLFKSLSRYLVRRKDPELWASVLLESNPYRRPLIDQVVQTALSETQDPEEVSVTVKAFMTADLPNELIELLEKIVLDNSVFSEHRNLQNLLILTAIKADRTRVMEYINRLDNYDAPDIANIAISNELFEEAFAIFRKFDVNTSAVQVLIEHIGNLDRAYEFAERCNEPAVWSQLAKAQLQKGMVKEAIDSYIKADDPSSYMEVVQAANASGNWEELVKYLQMARKKARESYVETELIFALAKTNRLAELEEFINGPNNAHIQQVGDRCYDEKMYEAAKLLYNNVSNFGRLASTLVHLGEYQAAVDGARKANSTRTWKEVCFACVDGKEFRLAQLCGLHIVVHADELEELINYYQDRGYFEELITMLEAALGLERAHMGMFTELAILYSKFKPQKMREHLELFWSRVNIPKVLRAAEQAHLWAELVFLYDKYEEYDNAIITMMNHPTDAWKEGQFKDIITKVANVELYYKAVQFYLEFKPLLLNDLLMVLSPRLDHTRAVTFFTKVKQLPLVKPYLRSVQNHNNKSVNESLNNLFIIEEDYQALRTSIDAYDNFDNISLAQRLEKHELIEFRRIAAYLFKGNNRWKQSVELCKKDRLYKDAMQYASESKDTELAEELLQWFLQENKRECFGACLFTCYDLLRPDVVLETAWRHNIMDFAMPYFIQVMKEYLTKVDAIKEKVDKLDASESLRKEEEQATETQPIVYGQPQLMLTAGPSVAVPPQAPFGYGYTAPPYGQPQPGFGYSM
- the CLTC gene encoding clathrin heavy chain 1 isoform X7, translated to MAQILPIRFQEHLQLQNLGINPANIGFSTLTMESDKFICIREKVGEQAQVVIIDMNDPSNPIRRPISADSAIMNPASKVIALKAGKTLQIFNIEMKSKMKAHTMTDDVTFWKWISLNTVALVTDNAVYHWSMEGESQPVKMFDRHSSLAGCQIINYRTDAKQKWLLLTGISAQQNRVVGAMQLYSVDRKVSQPIEGHAASFAQFKMEGNAEESTLFCFAVRGQAGGKLHIIEVGTPPTGNQPFPKKAVDVFFPPEAQSDFPVAMQISDKHDVVFLITKYGYIHLYDLETGTCIYMNRISGETIFVTAQHEATAGIIGVNRKGQVLSVCVEEENIIPYITNVLQNPDLALRMAVRNNLAGAEELFARKFNALFAQGNYSEAAKVAANAPKGILRTPDTIRRFQSVPAQPGQTSPLLQYFGILLDQGQLNKYESLELCRPVLQQGRKQLLEKWLKEDKLECSEELGDLVKSVDPTLALSVYLRANVPNKVIQCFAETGQVQKIVLYAKKVGYTPDWIFLLRNVMRISPDQGQQFAQMLVQDEEPLADITQIVDVFMEYNLIQQCTAFLLDALKNNRPSEGPLQTRLLEMNLMHAPQVADAILGNQMFTHYDRAHIAQLCEKAGLLQRALEHFTDLYDIKRAVVHTHLLNPEWLVNYFGSLSVEDSLECLRAMLSANIRQNLQICVQVASKYHEQLSTQSLIELFESFKSFEGLFYFLGSIVNFSQDPDVHFKYIQAACKTGQIKEVERICRESNCYDPERVKNFLKEAKLTDQLPLIIVCDRFDFVHDLVLYLYRNNLQKYIEIYVQKVNPSRLPVVIGGLLDVDCSEDVIKNLILVVRGQFSTDELVAEVEKRNRLKLLLPWLEARIHEGCEEPATHNALAKIYIDSNNNPERFLRENPYYDSRVVGKYCEKRDPHLACVAYERGQCDLELINVCNENSLFKSLSRYLVRRKDPELWASVLLESNPYRRPLIDQVVQTALSETQDPEEVSVTVKAFMTADLPNELIELLEKIVLDNSVFSEHRNLQNLLILTAIKADRTRVMEYINRLDNYDAPDIANIAISNELFEEAFAIFRKFDVNTSAVQVLIEHIGNLDRAYEFAERCNEPAVWSQLAKAQLQKGMVKEAIDSYIKADDPSSYMEVVQAANASGNWEELVKYLQMARKKARESYVETELIFALAKTNRLAELEEFINGPNNAHIQQVGDRCYDEKMYEAAKLLYNNVSNFGRLASTLVHLGEYQAAVDGARKANSTRTWKEVCFACVDGKEFRLAQLCGLHIVVHADELEELINYYQDRGYFEELITMLEAALGLERAHMGMFTELAILYSKFKPQKMREHLELFWSRVNIPKVLRAAEQAHLWAELVFLYDKYEEYDNAIITMMNHPTDAWKEGQFKDIITKVANVELYYKAVQFYLEFKPLLLNDLLMVLSPRLDHTRAVTFFTKVKQLPLVKPYLRSVQNHNNKSVNESLNNLFIIEEDYQALRTSIDAYDNFDNISLAQRLEKHELIEFRRIAAYLFKGNNRWKQSVELCKKDRLYKDAMQYASESKDTELAEELLQWFLQENKRECFGACLFTCYDLLRPDVVLETAWRHNIMDFAMPYFIQVMKEYLTKVDKLDASESLRKEEEQATETQPIVYGQPQLMLTAGPSVAVPPQAPFGYGYTAPPYGQPQPGFGYSM